A stretch of Melopsittacus undulatus isolate bMelUnd1 chromosome 26, bMelUnd1.mat.Z, whole genome shotgun sequence DNA encodes these proteins:
- the LOC117437704 gene encoding histone-lysine N-methyltransferase 2B-like: MTHAPPPVLGSAPARSRTRQARCGRCRGCRRAQDCGACANCRDKRKFGGPNTKKQCCVYRKCDKIEARKMERLAQKGRCLPRGAPWDSEDSGDSLADTGGAEPTGG, translated from the exons ATGACACAT GCCCCTCCCCCTGTCCTGGGCTCCGCCCCCGCACGCTCAAGAACCCGTCAGGCGCGCTGCGGGCGGTGCCGCGGCTGCCGCCGGGCTCAGGACTGCGGCGCATGCGCAAACTGCCGCGACAAGCGCAAGTTCGGGGGGCCCAACACCAAGAAACAGTGCTGCGT gtaCCGGAAGTGCGACAAGATCGAGGCAAGGAAGATGGAGCGGCTGGCACAGaaag GCCGCTGCCTGCCCCGTGGCGCCCCCTGGGACTCGGAGGACTCCGGGGACTCCCTGGCGGACACGGGGGGGGCGGAGCCcac tgggggttaa